Proteins encoded in a region of the Panthera tigris isolate Pti1 chromosome B2, P.tigris_Pti1_mat1.1, whole genome shotgun sequence genome:
- the CDSN gene encoding corneodesmosin has product MGSSRAPRMGRVGGQGMMALLLAGFLLPGTLAKSIGTFSDPCKDVRITSPNDPCLIGKSGSSSFSGHSGSSSSSSSISGSSGSSGSSGGGPSGSGVSSGGSSGSSVAQGGSSGSSLFKPGTGYSQISYSSGSSSSQSGSSSSQSGSSSSSSQSGSGSSQPGSGSALPISGDSSRLLISSSQSGEGSSSSVSQTSWISSSGGQRVNSNLRPCNSDVSDSPCSGGPIVSHSGSYISSSHSVSGGQRPVVVVVEQHGSGGPGLAQGSPCSSGGLPGKPCPPITSVDKSYGSYEVVGGSSDSYLVPGMTYSGGKIYPVGYFTKDNPVKGSPGVPSFAAGPPISEGKYFSSNPIIPSHSSSSSNIYPSGASSAIVFQPVGSGGVQPCGVGSKGPCSLSSSGVHSSSSVSSSSSFHPCGGVSQGPCSPPGTGSFSGSSSSQSSGKIILQPCGSKSSSSGHPCISVSSSTLSGGPDGSPQPDPSAGAKPCGSGSSGKIPCRSIRDILAQVKPLGPQIADPEVFLPQGEVLDSP; this is encoded by the exons ATGGGCTCCTCGCGGGCACCCCGGATGGGGCGTGTGGGAGGGCAAGGAATGATGGCATTGCTGCTGGCTGGTTTCCTCCTGCCAG GGACCTTGGCTAAGAGCATCGGGACCTTCTCAGACCCCTGCAAGGACGTGCGTATCACCTCCCCCAATGACCCCTGTCTCATTGGGAAGAGTGGTTCCAGTAGCTTCAGTGGCCACAGTGGCTCCAGCAGCTCCAGCAGTTCCATTTCCGGTTCCAGTGGCTCCAGTGGCAGCTCTGGTGGTGGCCCCAGTGGTTCTGGTGTCTCCAGTGGTGGCTCCAGCGGATCCAGTGTCGCCCAGGGTGGTTCTTCAGGATCTTCGTTATTTAAGCCAGGAACAGGGTATTCCCAGATCAGCTACTCCTCAGGATCCAGCTCCTCCCAGTCGGGAAGCAGCTCCTCCCAAtcaggaagcagcagcagctccTCCCAGTCGGGAAGCGGCAGTTCCCAGCCAGGGTCTGGCTCCGCTCTACCAATCAGTGGTGATTCTTCCCGCTTACTAATAAGCTCTTCCCAGTCTGGAGAAGGCTCAAGCTCATCTGTTTCCCAAACTTCCTGGATATCCAGCAGCGGTGGCCAAAGAGTCAACTCTAACTTACGCCCTTGTAATTCAGATGTCTCCGACTCTCCCTGCAGTGGGGGGCCCATCGTCTCACACTCAGGCTCCTACATCTCCAGCTCCCACTCCGTGTCAGGGGGTCAAAggccagtggtggtggtggtggagcaGCATGGCTCTGGTGGCCCTGGATTGGCTCAAGGTTCTCCCTGTAGCAGTGGTGGCCTTCCAGGCAAGCCCTGCCCCCCTATCACCTCTGTAGACAAATCCTATGGCAGCTATGAGGTGGTGGGTGGCTCCTCTGACAGTTATCTGGTCCCAGGCATGACGTACAGTGGGGGCAAAATCTACCCTGTGGGCTACTTCACCAAAGATAATCCTGTCAAAGGCTCTCCAGGGGTCCCCTCCTTTGCAGCTGGGCCCCCCATCTCTGAGGGCAAATACTTCTCCAGCAATCCCATCATCCCCAGCCACAGCTCTTCTAGTTCCAACATCTACCCATCAGGAGCTTCCTCGGCTATTGTGTTCCAGCCAGTGGGCTCTGGTGGGGTTCAGCCTTGTGGTGTTGGCTCTAAGgggccctgctccctctccaGTTCTGGAGTCCACAGCAGTTCTAGCGTTTCCAGCAGTTCATCCTTCCATCCCTGTGGCGGTGTTTCACAggggccctgctccccaccagGCACTGGCTCCTTTAGTGGCAGCTCCAGCTCCCAATCCAGTGGCAAAATCATCCTTCAGCCCTGTGGGAGCAAGTCCAGCTCTTCTGGTCACCCTTgcatttctgtctcctcctcaacATTGAGTGGGGGGCCCGATGGTTCTCCCCAACCTGATCCTTCAGCTGGTGCCAAGCCCTGTGGCTCCGGCAGCTCTGGAAAGATCCCCTGCCGATCCATCCGGGACATCCTGGCCCAAGTGAAGCCTCTGGGACCCCAGATAGCTGACCCTGAAGTTTTCTTACCCCAAGGAGAGGTACTTGACAGTCCATAA
- the LOC102959504 gene encoding psoriasis susceptibility 1 candidate gene 2 protein homolog isoform X6 codes for MMFNWKLLGILVLYLYAVGISGNGDHPSHPPTEAGEEDGSPTLPQGPPIPGDPWPGAPPLFEDPPPPGPSRPWRDLPESGVWPPEPPRTDPPQPPRPDDPWPAGPQPPENPWPPAPEVDHGSQEEPDLDPPREEYR; via the exons ATGATGTTCAACTGGAAGCTACTGGGGATCCTGGTCCTTTACCTGTATGCCGTAG GCATCTCAGGCAACGGAGACCACCCCTCTCACCCACCCACAGAGGCTGGAGAAGAGGATGGGTCCCCAACATTGCCTCAGGGCCCCCCAATCCCTGGTGACCCTTGGCCAGGGGCACCCCCTCTCTTTGAGGACCCTCCACCTCCTGGCCCCAGTCGTCCCTGGAGAGACCTGCCTGAATCTGGAGTCTGGCCTCCTGAGCCCCCAAGAACCGATCCCCCTCAACCTCCCCGGCCTGATGATCCCTGGCCAGCAGGACCCCAGCCTCCAGAAAACCCCTGGCCACCTGCTCCTGAAGTGGACCATGGATCTCAAGAGGAGCCAGATCTTGACCCACCCCGGGAAGAATACAGATAG
- the CB2H6orf15 gene encoding uncharacterized protein C6orf15 homolog encodes MLELNKMQGCMVGSRALLGLFLLICLHFPGFFARSIGAVEKKVLQDLGTSLPLLEQPSLTSHSNSELPQPKPDPGLNDLTSVPLKPNDSPSDGSQPARGSGVQRWPPTEELPSMDPWPFEDHWQMRAAATEDHVGEVLPEKLSFLPGAVALPLGRSLLPAGSSARSTGPVPEALLLHQDSESRWPLHSNVLGAQREILAQRPPSLINRIQQPLLPGHPWGTLNPGVSWGGGGPGTGWGTRPMPHPVGIWGINRQYPSTSWGNLNRYPGTSWGNLNWYPGGSWGNIHLRPVINNQFPPRVLHPTGFSWNIPAGFPSPQNPGSQWG; translated from the exons ATGTTAGAGCTGAACAAGATGCAGGGCTGCATGGTGGGGAGCAGGGCTCTTCTGGGCCTCTTTCTTCTGATCTGTCTTCATTTCCCAG gCTTCTTTGCCCGAAGCATTGGTGCAGTGGAGAAGAAAGTTCTCCAAGACTTGGGAACCAGCTTACCTCTGCTTGAGCAACCTTCCTTGACCAGCCACTCCAACTCTGAACTTCCTCAGCCAAAGCCAGACCCTGGGCTAAATGATTTAACAAGTGTTCCTCTGAAGCCCAATGATTCTCCATCAGATGGCTCCCAACCTGCAAGAGGTTCTGGGGTTCAGAGGTGGCCCCCAACTGAGGAGCTGCCCTCCATGGATCCCTGGCCCTTTGAGGATCATTGGCAGATGAGGGCTGCTGCCACTGAGGATCACGTGGGGGAAGTGCTGCCTGAAAAACTGTCTTTCCTTCCTGGTGCTGTTGCCCTCCCTCTGGGCAGAAGTCTTTTGCCTGCAGGGTCCTCTGCACGCTCCACAGGCCCAGTACCTGAGGCTCTACTCCTCCACCAGGACTCTGAGTCTAGATGGCCACTCCATTCTAATGTGCTGGGAGCCCAGAGAGAAATCCTTGCCCAACGCCCACCTTCTCTTATTAACAGGATTCAACAGCCACTGCTGCCTGGGCATCCCTGGGGAACCCTAAATCCAGGTGTGTCCTGGGGAGGTGGAGGTCCTGGAACTGGATGGGGAACAAGGCCCATGCCACACCCTGTAGGAATCTGGGGTATCAATAGGCAATACCCAAGTACTAGCTGGGGGAATCTTAACCGGTATCCAGGTACTAGCTGGGGAAATCTTAACTGGTATCCAGGAGGCAGCTGGGGGAATATTCATCTACGCCCAGTTATTAATAATCAGTTTCCTCCCAGAGTTCTCCATCCTACTGGCTTTTCTTGGAACATCCCAGCTGGCTTCCCCAGTCCTCAAAACCCTGGGTCACAGTGGGGttaa